From Numida meleagris isolate 19003 breed g44 Domestic line chromosome 4, NumMel1.0, whole genome shotgun sequence, the proteins below share one genomic window:
- the PRKG2 gene encoding cGMP-dependent protein kinase 2 isoform X2 gives MGNASMKPKHLRQPERHVANLALGCASNYKFLTDPGLGIHVTGQVDVLCSRVLELEKELKRKDEELQEGQSLVAELQEQLSVQTKVIAELTKELQNKCIQLNKLQDVINTQGEYSLQPSPFRVTPKNQVSADRRKGAKEGVSAEPTTQLYDSSKQARFSFEKSRVRKDSSEKKLITDALNKNQFLKRLEPQQIREMVECMYERTFQQGSYVIRQGEPGNHIFVLKEGRLEVFQQNKLLSSIPVWTAFGELAILYNCTRTASVKAITNVKTWALDREVFQNIMRVTAQTRQEQYRNFLRSVSLLKNLPEDKLTKIMDCLEVEYYDKGDYVIREGEEGNTFFIIAKGKVKVTQSTADHSQPQLIKNLHKGDYFGEKALISDDVRSANVIADEYDVECLVIDRETFNQTVGTYEELQTYLEGYVANLARADEKRHAKRRSFCGQSTKEVTLEMIQLKEKVAQFPSSPFQNLEVVTTLGVGGFGRVELVKVKNENVAFAMKCIKKKHVVDTKQQEHIYSEKKILEQICSPFIVKLYRTFKDSKYVYMLLEACLGGELWSLLRDRGSFDEPTTKFCVGCVTEALDYLHHIGIVYRDLKPENLILDAEGYIKLVDFGFAKKIGSGQKTWTFCGTPEYVAPEVILSKGHDFSVDFWSLGILVYELLTGSPPFSGADQMTTYNLILKGIEKLDFPRTITRRPEDLIRRLCRQNPTERLGNLRNGINDIKKHSCLDQLITATLTAIHLKRECLQMNFQAGTRISDTFFFRDIYGDS, from the exons ATGGGGAATGCATCTATGAAACCCAAACACCTGAGGCAACCAGAAAGACACGTAGCAAACCTAGCTCTTGGTTGTGCTAGCAACTATAAGTTTCTAACGGATCCTGGTCTAGGCATCCACGTGACTGGACAAGTTGATGTTCTTTGCAGCAGGGTGCTTGAACtagaaaaagagctgaaaagaaaagatgaagagttGCAAGAGGGTCAAAGTCTTGTTGCTGAGCTTCAGGAGCAGCTGTCCGTGCAGACTAAGGTCATAGCAGAACTCACCAAGGAACTTCAGAACAAGTGCATACAGCTGAACAAGCTGCAGGATGTTATTAACACTCAAGGAGAATACTCTCTTCAACCTTCTCCATTCAGAGTGACTCCAAAGAATCAAGTCTCCGCTGATAGGAGGAAAGGAGCTAAGGAGGGTGTATCTGCAGAACCAACAACACAGCTGTATGATTCCAGCAAACAAGCTagattttcctttgaaaaatcaaGAGTCCGAAAGGATTCCAG TGAGAAGAAGCTCATCACAGATGCCCTGAATAAAAATCAATTCTTGAAGAGACTGGAGCCTCAGCAGATCCGAGAGATGGTGGAATGTATGTACGAGAGGACCTTCCAGCAGGGGAGCTATGTCATCAGACAAGGAGAGCCAGGCAATCACATTTTTGTCCTCAAAG AGGGCAGACTGGAAGTCTTCCAGCAGAATAAACTGCTCTCCTCCATACCTGTGTGGACAGCATTTGGTGAACTGGCCATTTTATACAACTGCACACGGACGGCTTCTGTGAAAG caaTCACCAATGTTAAAACATGGGCATTGGACAGAGAAGTGTTTCAAAACATCATGAGAGTGACAGCACAGACAAGACAAGAACAGTACAGAAACTTTCTTAGAAG CGTGTCCCTCCTAAAAAACTTACCTGAAGATAAACTGACCAAGATCATGGACTGCCTGGAGGTG GAGTACTATGACAAGGGAGATTATGTTATTCgggaaggagaagagggaaatacCTTCTTCATAATAGCAAAAGGAAAG GTAAAGGTTACCCAGAGTACTGCAGATCACTCACAGCCTCAGCTGATTAAAAATCTGCATAAAGGAGATTACTTCGGAGAAAAGGCTCTCATTAG TGATGATGTCAGATCAGCAAACGTTATTGCAGATGAATACGATGTGGAGTGCCTCGTTATAGATAGAGA AACATTTAATCAAACTGTTGGAACTTATGAGGAGTTACAAACCTACCTTGAAGGTTATGTGGCTAATCTGGCCAGAGCTGATGAAAAGCGACATGCCAA AAGAAGATCCTTCTGTGGACAGTCAACCAAAGAGGTGACTTTGGAGATGATACAGCTGAAGGAGAAAGTAGCCCAGTTCCCTTCTTCCCCATTCCAGAATTTAGAAGTTGTCACAACTCTCGGTGTTGGTGGGTTCGGAAGGGTTGAGCTT GTTaaggtaaaaaatgaaaatgtggcTTTTGCTATGAAGTGTATAAAGAAGAAACATGTAGTGGACACCAAACAACAAGAACATAtatattctgaaaagaaaatccttgaGCAGATATGTTCTCCTTTCATTGTGAA GCTGTATCGCACATTCAAGGACAGTAAGTATGTGTACATGCTGCTGGAGGCTTGCCTTGGAGGGGAACTGTGGAGCTTGCTGAGAGACAG AGGCAGTTTTGATGAACCCACTACGAAGTTCTGTGTTGGATGTGTGACAGAGGCTTTGGACTATCTACATCACATAGGAATTGTCTACAGAGACCTGAAGccagaaaatttaattttggatGCTGAAGGATATATAAAATTG GTTGATTTTGGATTTGCAAAAAAGATCGGATCAGGGCAGAAAACCTGGACGTTCTGTGGAACCCCCGAGTATGTTGCTCCAGAAGTCATTCTGAGTAAGGGCCATGACTTCAGTGTGGATTTTTGGTCCCTTGGAATTCTTGTGTATGAACTCCTTACTGGCAG tcCACCATTCTCTGGGGCTGATCAGATGACAACATACAATTTGATTCTAAAAGGCATTGAAAAACTGGATTTTCCTAGAACAATAACAAGGCGGCCTGAGGATTTGATCCGCAGACTCTGCAG gcagaACCCTACAGAAAGATTAGGCAATCTGAGGAATGGAATTAATGACATTAAGAAGCACAG TTGTCTGGACCAACTGATTACAGCTACTTTGACAGCTATCCACCTGAAGAGGGAATGCCTCCAGATGAACTTTCAGGCTGGGACAAGGATTTCTGACACTTTTTTCTTCCGGGACATCTATGGAGACTCATAG
- the PRKG2 gene encoding cGMP-dependent protein kinase 2 isoform X3 translates to MGNASMKPKHLRQPERHVANLALGCASNYKFLTDPGLGIHVTGQVDVLCSRVLELEKELKRKDEELQEGQSLVAELQEQLSVQTKVIAELTKELQNKCIQLNKLQDVINTQGEYSLQPSPFRVTPKNQVSADRRKGAKEGVSAEPTTQLYDSSKQARFSFEKSRVRKDSSEKKLITDALNKNQFLKRLEPQQIREMVECMYERTFQQGSYVIRQGEPGNHIFVLKEGRLEVFQQNKLLSSIPVWTAFGELAILYNCTRTASVKAITNVKTWALDREVFQNIMRVTAQTRQEQYRNFLRSVSLLKNLPEDKLTKIMDCLEVEYYDKGDYVIREGEEGNTFFIIAKGKVKVTQSTADHSQPQLIKNLHKGDYFGEKALISDDVRSANVIADEYDVECLVIDRETFNQTVGTYEELQTYLEGYVANLARADEKRHAKRRSFCGQSTKEVTLEMIQLKEKVAQFPSSPFQNLEVVTTLGVGGFGRVELVKVKNENVAFAMKCIKKKHVVDTKQQEHIYSEKKILEQICSPFIVKLYRTFKDSKYVYMLLEACLGGELWSLLRDRGSFDEPTTKFCVGCVTEALDYLHHIGIVYRDLKPENLILDAEGYIKLVDFGFAKKIGSGQKTWTFCGTPEYVAPEVILSKGHDFSVDFWSLGILVYELLTGSPPFSGADQMTTYNLILKGIEKLDFPRTITRRPEDLIRRLCRTLQKD, encoded by the exons ATGGGGAATGCATCTATGAAACCCAAACACCTGAGGCAACCAGAAAGACACGTAGCAAACCTAGCTCTTGGTTGTGCTAGCAACTATAAGTTTCTAACGGATCCTGGTCTAGGCATCCACGTGACTGGACAAGTTGATGTTCTTTGCAGCAGGGTGCTTGAACtagaaaaagagctgaaaagaaaagatgaagagttGCAAGAGGGTCAAAGTCTTGTTGCTGAGCTTCAGGAGCAGCTGTCCGTGCAGACTAAGGTCATAGCAGAACTCACCAAGGAACTTCAGAACAAGTGCATACAGCTGAACAAGCTGCAGGATGTTATTAACACTCAAGGAGAATACTCTCTTCAACCTTCTCCATTCAGAGTGACTCCAAAGAATCAAGTCTCCGCTGATAGGAGGAAAGGAGCTAAGGAGGGTGTATCTGCAGAACCAACAACACAGCTGTATGATTCCAGCAAACAAGCTagattttcctttgaaaaatcaaGAGTCCGAAAGGATTCCAG TGAGAAGAAGCTCATCACAGATGCCCTGAATAAAAATCAATTCTTGAAGAGACTGGAGCCTCAGCAGATCCGAGAGATGGTGGAATGTATGTACGAGAGGACCTTCCAGCAGGGGAGCTATGTCATCAGACAAGGAGAGCCAGGCAATCACATTTTTGTCCTCAAAG AGGGCAGACTGGAAGTCTTCCAGCAGAATAAACTGCTCTCCTCCATACCTGTGTGGACAGCATTTGGTGAACTGGCCATTTTATACAACTGCACACGGACGGCTTCTGTGAAAG caaTCACCAATGTTAAAACATGGGCATTGGACAGAGAAGTGTTTCAAAACATCATGAGAGTGACAGCACAGACAAGACAAGAACAGTACAGAAACTTTCTTAGAAG CGTGTCCCTCCTAAAAAACTTACCTGAAGATAAACTGACCAAGATCATGGACTGCCTGGAGGTG GAGTACTATGACAAGGGAGATTATGTTATTCgggaaggagaagagggaaatacCTTCTTCATAATAGCAAAAGGAAAG GTAAAGGTTACCCAGAGTACTGCAGATCACTCACAGCCTCAGCTGATTAAAAATCTGCATAAAGGAGATTACTTCGGAGAAAAGGCTCTCATTAG TGATGATGTCAGATCAGCAAACGTTATTGCAGATGAATACGATGTGGAGTGCCTCGTTATAGATAGAGA AACATTTAATCAAACTGTTGGAACTTATGAGGAGTTACAAACCTACCTTGAAGGTTATGTGGCTAATCTGGCCAGAGCTGATGAAAAGCGACATGCCAA AAGAAGATCCTTCTGTGGACAGTCAACCAAAGAGGTGACTTTGGAGATGATACAGCTGAAGGAGAAAGTAGCCCAGTTCCCTTCTTCCCCATTCCAGAATTTAGAAGTTGTCACAACTCTCGGTGTTGGTGGGTTCGGAAGGGTTGAGCTT GTTaaggtaaaaaatgaaaatgtggcTTTTGCTATGAAGTGTATAAAGAAGAAACATGTAGTGGACACCAAACAACAAGAACATAtatattctgaaaagaaaatccttgaGCAGATATGTTCTCCTTTCATTGTGAA GCTGTATCGCACATTCAAGGACAGTAAGTATGTGTACATGCTGCTGGAGGCTTGCCTTGGAGGGGAACTGTGGAGCTTGCTGAGAGACAG AGGCAGTTTTGATGAACCCACTACGAAGTTCTGTGTTGGATGTGTGACAGAGGCTTTGGACTATCTACATCACATAGGAATTGTCTACAGAGACCTGAAGccagaaaatttaattttggatGCTGAAGGATATATAAAATTG GTTGATTTTGGATTTGCAAAAAAGATCGGATCAGGGCAGAAAACCTGGACGTTCTGTGGAACCCCCGAGTATGTTGCTCCAGAAGTCATTCTGAGTAAGGGCCATGACTTCAGTGTGGATTTTTGGTCCCTTGGAATTCTTGTGTATGAACTCCTTACTGGCAG tcCACCATTCTCTGGGGCTGATCAGATGACAACATACAATTTGATTCTAAAAGGCATTGAAAAACTGGATTTTCCTAGAACAATAACAAGGCGGCCTGAGGATTTGATCCGCAGACTCTGCAG aACCCTACAGAAAGATTAG
- the PRKG2 gene encoding cGMP-dependent protein kinase 2 isoform X1, with protein sequence MGNASMKPKHLRQPERHVANLALGCASNYKFLTDPGLGIHVTGQVDVLCSRVLELEKELKRKDEELQEGQSLVAELQEQLSVQTKVIAELTKELQNKCIQLNKLQDVINTQGEYSLQPSPFRVTPKNQVSADRRKGAKEGVSAEPTTQLYDSSKQARFSFEKSRVRKDSSEKKLITDALNKNQFLKRLEPQQIREMVECMYERTFQQGSYVIRQGEPGNHIFVLKEGRLEVFQQNKLLSSIPVWTAFGELAILYNCTRTASVKAITNVKTWALDREVFQNIMRVTAQTRQEQYRNFLRSVSLLKNLPEDKLTKIMDCLEVEYYDKGDYVIREGEEGNTFFIIAKGKVKVTQSTADHSQPQLIKNLHKGDYFGEKALISDDVRSANVIADEYDVECLVIDRETFNQTVGTYEELQTYLEGYVANLARADEKRHAKRRSFCGQSTKEVTLEMIQLKEKVAQFPSSPFQNLEVVTTLGVGGFGRVELVKVKNENVAFAMKCIKKKHVVDTKQQEHIYSEKKILEQICSPFIVKLYRTFKDSKYVYMLLEACLGGELWSLLRDRGSFDEPTTKFCVGCVTEALDYLHHIGIVYRDLKPENLILDAEGYIKLVDFGFAKKIGSGQKTWTFCGTPEYVAPEVILSKGHDFSVDFWSLGILVYELLTGSPPFSGADQMTTYNLILKGIEKLDFPRTITRRPEDLIRRLCRQNPTERLGNLRNGINDIKKHRWLNGFNWDGLKLRKLASPLKRELSGPTDYSYFDSYPPEEGMPPDELSGWDKDF encoded by the exons ATGGGGAATGCATCTATGAAACCCAAACACCTGAGGCAACCAGAAAGACACGTAGCAAACCTAGCTCTTGGTTGTGCTAGCAACTATAAGTTTCTAACGGATCCTGGTCTAGGCATCCACGTGACTGGACAAGTTGATGTTCTTTGCAGCAGGGTGCTTGAACtagaaaaagagctgaaaagaaaagatgaagagttGCAAGAGGGTCAAAGTCTTGTTGCTGAGCTTCAGGAGCAGCTGTCCGTGCAGACTAAGGTCATAGCAGAACTCACCAAGGAACTTCAGAACAAGTGCATACAGCTGAACAAGCTGCAGGATGTTATTAACACTCAAGGAGAATACTCTCTTCAACCTTCTCCATTCAGAGTGACTCCAAAGAATCAAGTCTCCGCTGATAGGAGGAAAGGAGCTAAGGAGGGTGTATCTGCAGAACCAACAACACAGCTGTATGATTCCAGCAAACAAGCTagattttcctttgaaaaatcaaGAGTCCGAAAGGATTCCAG TGAGAAGAAGCTCATCACAGATGCCCTGAATAAAAATCAATTCTTGAAGAGACTGGAGCCTCAGCAGATCCGAGAGATGGTGGAATGTATGTACGAGAGGACCTTCCAGCAGGGGAGCTATGTCATCAGACAAGGAGAGCCAGGCAATCACATTTTTGTCCTCAAAG AGGGCAGACTGGAAGTCTTCCAGCAGAATAAACTGCTCTCCTCCATACCTGTGTGGACAGCATTTGGTGAACTGGCCATTTTATACAACTGCACACGGACGGCTTCTGTGAAAG caaTCACCAATGTTAAAACATGGGCATTGGACAGAGAAGTGTTTCAAAACATCATGAGAGTGACAGCACAGACAAGACAAGAACAGTACAGAAACTTTCTTAGAAG CGTGTCCCTCCTAAAAAACTTACCTGAAGATAAACTGACCAAGATCATGGACTGCCTGGAGGTG GAGTACTATGACAAGGGAGATTATGTTATTCgggaaggagaagagggaaatacCTTCTTCATAATAGCAAAAGGAAAG GTAAAGGTTACCCAGAGTACTGCAGATCACTCACAGCCTCAGCTGATTAAAAATCTGCATAAAGGAGATTACTTCGGAGAAAAGGCTCTCATTAG TGATGATGTCAGATCAGCAAACGTTATTGCAGATGAATACGATGTGGAGTGCCTCGTTATAGATAGAGA AACATTTAATCAAACTGTTGGAACTTATGAGGAGTTACAAACCTACCTTGAAGGTTATGTGGCTAATCTGGCCAGAGCTGATGAAAAGCGACATGCCAA AAGAAGATCCTTCTGTGGACAGTCAACCAAAGAGGTGACTTTGGAGATGATACAGCTGAAGGAGAAAGTAGCCCAGTTCCCTTCTTCCCCATTCCAGAATTTAGAAGTTGTCACAACTCTCGGTGTTGGTGGGTTCGGAAGGGTTGAGCTT GTTaaggtaaaaaatgaaaatgtggcTTTTGCTATGAAGTGTATAAAGAAGAAACATGTAGTGGACACCAAACAACAAGAACATAtatattctgaaaagaaaatccttgaGCAGATATGTTCTCCTTTCATTGTGAA GCTGTATCGCACATTCAAGGACAGTAAGTATGTGTACATGCTGCTGGAGGCTTGCCTTGGAGGGGAACTGTGGAGCTTGCTGAGAGACAG AGGCAGTTTTGATGAACCCACTACGAAGTTCTGTGTTGGATGTGTGACAGAGGCTTTGGACTATCTACATCACATAGGAATTGTCTACAGAGACCTGAAGccagaaaatttaattttggatGCTGAAGGATATATAAAATTG GTTGATTTTGGATTTGCAAAAAAGATCGGATCAGGGCAGAAAACCTGGACGTTCTGTGGAACCCCCGAGTATGTTGCTCCAGAAGTCATTCTGAGTAAGGGCCATGACTTCAGTGTGGATTTTTGGTCCCTTGGAATTCTTGTGTATGAACTCCTTACTGGCAG tcCACCATTCTCTGGGGCTGATCAGATGACAACATACAATTTGATTCTAAAAGGCATTGAAAAACTGGATTTTCCTAGAACAATAACAAGGCGGCCTGAGGATTTGATCCGCAGACTCTGCAG gcagaACCCTACAGAAAGATTAGGCAATCTGAGGAATGGAATTAATGACATTAAGAAGCACAG GTGGTTGAATGGTTTTAACTGGGATGGTCTGAAACTGAGGAAATTAGCATCACCTTTAAAAAGAGAG TTGTCTGGACCAACTGATTACAGCTACTTTGACAGCTATCCACCTGAAGAGGGAATGCCTCCAGATGAACTTTCAGGCTGGGACAAGGATTTCTGA
- the PRKG2 gene encoding cGMP-dependent protein kinase 2 isoform X4 gives MRVTAQTRQEQYRNFLRSVSLLKNLPEDKLTKIMDCLEVEYYDKGDYVIREGEEGNTFFIIAKGKVKVTQSTADHSQPQLIKNLHKGDYFGEKALISDDVRSANVIADEYDVECLVIDRETFNQTVGTYEELQTYLEGYVANLARADEKRHAKRRSFCGQSTKEVTLEMIQLKEKVAQFPSSPFQNLEVVTTLGVGGFGRVELVKVKNENVAFAMKCIKKKHVVDTKQQEHIYSEKKILEQICSPFIVKLYRTFKDSKYVYMLLEACLGGELWSLLRDRGSFDEPTTKFCVGCVTEALDYLHHIGIVYRDLKPENLILDAEGYIKLVDFGFAKKIGSGQKTWTFCGTPEYVAPEVILSKGHDFSVDFWSLGILVYELLTGSPPFSGADQMTTYNLILKGIEKLDFPRTITRRPEDLIRRLCRQNPTERLGNLRNGINDIKKHRWLNGFNWDGLKLRKLASPLKRELSGPTDYSYFDSYPPEEGMPPDELSGWDKDF, from the exons ATGAGAGTGACAGCACAGACAAGACAAGAACAGTACAGAAACTTTCTTAGAAG CGTGTCCCTCCTAAAAAACTTACCTGAAGATAAACTGACCAAGATCATGGACTGCCTGGAGGTG GAGTACTATGACAAGGGAGATTATGTTATTCgggaaggagaagagggaaatacCTTCTTCATAATAGCAAAAGGAAAG GTAAAGGTTACCCAGAGTACTGCAGATCACTCACAGCCTCAGCTGATTAAAAATCTGCATAAAGGAGATTACTTCGGAGAAAAGGCTCTCATTAG TGATGATGTCAGATCAGCAAACGTTATTGCAGATGAATACGATGTGGAGTGCCTCGTTATAGATAGAGA AACATTTAATCAAACTGTTGGAACTTATGAGGAGTTACAAACCTACCTTGAAGGTTATGTGGCTAATCTGGCCAGAGCTGATGAAAAGCGACATGCCAA AAGAAGATCCTTCTGTGGACAGTCAACCAAAGAGGTGACTTTGGAGATGATACAGCTGAAGGAGAAAGTAGCCCAGTTCCCTTCTTCCCCATTCCAGAATTTAGAAGTTGTCACAACTCTCGGTGTTGGTGGGTTCGGAAGGGTTGAGCTT GTTaaggtaaaaaatgaaaatgtggcTTTTGCTATGAAGTGTATAAAGAAGAAACATGTAGTGGACACCAAACAACAAGAACATAtatattctgaaaagaaaatccttgaGCAGATATGTTCTCCTTTCATTGTGAA GCTGTATCGCACATTCAAGGACAGTAAGTATGTGTACATGCTGCTGGAGGCTTGCCTTGGAGGGGAACTGTGGAGCTTGCTGAGAGACAG AGGCAGTTTTGATGAACCCACTACGAAGTTCTGTGTTGGATGTGTGACAGAGGCTTTGGACTATCTACATCACATAGGAATTGTCTACAGAGACCTGAAGccagaaaatttaattttggatGCTGAAGGATATATAAAATTG GTTGATTTTGGATTTGCAAAAAAGATCGGATCAGGGCAGAAAACCTGGACGTTCTGTGGAACCCCCGAGTATGTTGCTCCAGAAGTCATTCTGAGTAAGGGCCATGACTTCAGTGTGGATTTTTGGTCCCTTGGAATTCTTGTGTATGAACTCCTTACTGGCAG tcCACCATTCTCTGGGGCTGATCAGATGACAACATACAATTTGATTCTAAAAGGCATTGAAAAACTGGATTTTCCTAGAACAATAACAAGGCGGCCTGAGGATTTGATCCGCAGACTCTGCAG gcagaACCCTACAGAAAGATTAGGCAATCTGAGGAATGGAATTAATGACATTAAGAAGCACAG GTGGTTGAATGGTTTTAACTGGGATGGTCTGAAACTGAGGAAATTAGCATCACCTTTAAAAAGAGAG TTGTCTGGACCAACTGATTACAGCTACTTTGACAGCTATCCACCTGAAGAGGGAATGCCTCCAGATGAACTTTCAGGCTGGGACAAGGATTTCTGA
- the PRKG2 gene encoding cGMP-dependent protein kinase 2 isoform X5, translating to MKCIKKKHVVDTKQQEHIYSEKKILEQICSPFIVKLYRTFKDSKYVYMLLEACLGGELWSLLRDRGSFDEPTTKFCVGCVTEALDYLHHIGIVYRDLKPENLILDAEGYIKLVDFGFAKKIGSGQKTWTFCGTPEYVAPEVILSKGHDFSVDFWSLGILVYELLTGSPPFSGADQMTTYNLILKGIEKLDFPRTITRRPEDLIRRLCRQNPTERLGNLRNGINDIKKHRWLNGFNWDGLKLRKLASPLKRELSGPTDYSYFDSYPPEEGMPPDELSGWDKDF from the exons ATGAAGTGTATAAAGAAGAAACATGTAGTGGACACCAAACAACAAGAACATAtatattctgaaaagaaaatccttgaGCAGATATGTTCTCCTTTCATTGTGAA GCTGTATCGCACATTCAAGGACAGTAAGTATGTGTACATGCTGCTGGAGGCTTGCCTTGGAGGGGAACTGTGGAGCTTGCTGAGAGACAG AGGCAGTTTTGATGAACCCACTACGAAGTTCTGTGTTGGATGTGTGACAGAGGCTTTGGACTATCTACATCACATAGGAATTGTCTACAGAGACCTGAAGccagaaaatttaattttggatGCTGAAGGATATATAAAATTG GTTGATTTTGGATTTGCAAAAAAGATCGGATCAGGGCAGAAAACCTGGACGTTCTGTGGAACCCCCGAGTATGTTGCTCCAGAAGTCATTCTGAGTAAGGGCCATGACTTCAGTGTGGATTTTTGGTCCCTTGGAATTCTTGTGTATGAACTCCTTACTGGCAG tcCACCATTCTCTGGGGCTGATCAGATGACAACATACAATTTGATTCTAAAAGGCATTGAAAAACTGGATTTTCCTAGAACAATAACAAGGCGGCCTGAGGATTTGATCCGCAGACTCTGCAG gcagaACCCTACAGAAAGATTAGGCAATCTGAGGAATGGAATTAATGACATTAAGAAGCACAG GTGGTTGAATGGTTTTAACTGGGATGGTCTGAAACTGAGGAAATTAGCATCACCTTTAAAAAGAGAG TTGTCTGGACCAACTGATTACAGCTACTTTGACAGCTATCCACCTGAAGAGGGAATGCCTCCAGATGAACTTTCAGGCTGGGACAAGGATTTCTGA